One Mycobacterium sp. SMC-4 DNA window includes the following coding sequences:
- a CDS encoding 1-acyl-sn-glycerol-3-phosphate acyltransferase yields MEPVYRALESTASLLVAATGTRIDFRGLDHVPASGGAVVCINHTGYVDFLPAGLAVARRRRRLRFMLKAEMNEVPVVRWLIRHTGTILVDRQAGASAYVEAVRALRGGELVGVYPEATISRSFELKDFKTGAARMARDAEVPIVPLIVWGAQRIWTKDHPRALGRKRFDVTVAVGEPIAAHGTVEELLATLRRDMTELLHSAQADHHHPPGAFWVPHRLGGGAPTPQEAERRDADERARRARKRTDRP; encoded by the coding sequence ATGGAGCCGGTGTACCGCGCTCTGGAATCCACGGCGTCCCTGCTGGTTGCGGCCACCGGGACCCGGATCGACTTCCGCGGGCTGGACCACGTCCCGGCCTCCGGTGGTGCCGTGGTGTGCATCAACCACACCGGCTACGTCGACTTCCTGCCCGCCGGTCTCGCGGTGGCCCGGCGCCGGCGCCGGTTGCGGTTCATGCTCAAGGCCGAGATGAACGAGGTGCCGGTGGTGCGCTGGCTGATCAGGCACACCGGCACCATCCTGGTCGATCGTCAGGCCGGAGCGTCGGCCTACGTCGAGGCGGTGCGGGCCCTACGCGGCGGCGAGTTGGTCGGGGTCTACCCGGAGGCCACCATCAGTCGCAGCTTCGAGCTCAAGGACTTCAAGACCGGTGCTGCCCGGATGGCTCGTGATGCCGAGGTCCCGATCGTGCCGTTGATTGTCTGGGGAGCCCAACGGATCTGGACCAAGGATCATCCGCGCGCTCTGGGGCGTAAGCGTTTTGATGTCACCGTCGCGGTGGGGGAGCCCATCGCGGCACACGGTACGGTCGAAGAGCTACTGGCGACGTTGCGGAGGGACATGACCGAGTTGTTGCACTCCGCCCAGGCGGACCACCATCACCCGCCCGGTGCATTCTGGGTTCCGCACCGACTGGGCGGCGGTGCGCCGACACCGCAGGAGGCCGAGCGCCGCGACGCCGACGAACGTGCCCGACGCGCCCGCAAGCGGACCGACCGTCCATGA
- a CDS encoding septum formation family protein, which produces MERMSELSFNTVREAPEPSAGGTSRRWWRSLQAEATRRALLLTALGGLLIAGVITALPQADRASGLTANAISLGPRGNATFDEAASGDCLTWPQGTPDAAEIVDCADEHRFEVAASVDMRTFPGSEYGPDAEPPSPARIQQISQEQCTAAVQRYLGPRFDPNSRFTVSMLWSGDRAWRQSGERRMLCGLQLPGPNNQQLAFSGRVAELDQSKVWPPGTCLGIDPGTNQPTDIPVDCAAPHAMEVTGAANLAERFPDGLPPEPEQDTYIKDTCTKLTDAYLAPIQLRNTTLTLIYSTISLPSWSAGSKQVSCSIGATLGNGGWSTLLNSAKGELLINGQPPVPPPDIPAERLNLPPIPIPEVSDSSPSVPQQSGASTGTSSPGGSTPAQSDTSTQQTEHMPQIATPTQTEPAPAPELVPPPAPFNPLAPPPPPPPAPFNPLAPPPPPPPAPFNPLAPPPPPPPPPPPPGL; this is translated from the coding sequence ATGGAGCGGATGTCCGAGCTGAGCTTCAACACTGTGCGCGAAGCGCCCGAACCCTCCGCAGGTGGCACCTCCCGCCGGTGGTGGCGCAGCCTGCAAGCCGAAGCCACCCGCCGAGCGCTGTTGCTGACCGCGCTCGGGGGACTGTTGATCGCCGGTGTCATCACCGCCCTACCCCAGGCCGACCGGGCCAGCGGACTGACCGCCAACGCCATCTCGCTGGGACCGCGCGGCAACGCCACCTTCGACGAAGCCGCCAGCGGCGACTGCCTGACCTGGCCGCAGGGCACTCCTGACGCCGCCGAGATCGTCGACTGCGCCGACGAGCACCGGTTCGAGGTCGCCGCGTCGGTGGACATGCGCACCTTCCCTGGCAGCGAGTACGGTCCCGACGCCGAGCCACCGTCGCCGGCGCGAATCCAGCAGATCAGCCAGGAGCAGTGCACCGCGGCCGTGCAGCGCTACCTCGGCCCGCGCTTTGACCCGAACAGCCGCTTCACCGTGAGCATGCTGTGGTCCGGTGACCGGGCCTGGCGGCAGTCCGGTGAACGGCGCATGCTCTGCGGCCTGCAGCTGCCCGGCCCCAACAACCAGCAATTGGCCTTTTCCGGCCGGGTCGCCGAGCTGGATCAGTCCAAGGTGTGGCCACCGGGAACCTGCCTGGGGATCGATCCGGGCACCAATCAGCCCACCGACATCCCGGTCGACTGTGCCGCCCCACACGCCATGGAGGTGACCGGTGCGGCCAACCTGGCCGAGCGGTTCCCCGACGGGCTGCCGCCCGAGCCTGAGCAGGACACCTACATCAAGGACACCTGCACGAAGTTGACCGATGCGTATCTGGCCCCCATCCAGCTGCGCAACACCACGCTGACCCTGATCTACAGCACGATCTCGCTGCCCAGCTGGTCGGCCGGCAGCAAGCAGGTGTCCTGCAGCATCGGCGCCACTCTGGGCAACGGCGGCTGGTCGACGCTGCTCAACAGCGCCAAAGGCGAATTGCTGATCAACGGTCAACCTCCGGTGCCGCCACCCGACATTCCGGCCGAGCGGCTCAACCTGCCGCCGATCCCGATCCCCGAGGTCTCCGACTCGTCCCCATCGGTGCCGCAGCAGTCCGGCGCCTCGACCGGGACATCGAGCCCGGGTGGCTCCACACCTGCGCAGAGCGACACCAGCACCCAGCAGACCGAGCACATGCCACAGATCGCGACACCGACACAGACCGAGCCGGCACCTGCGCCCGAGCTGGTGCCACCGCCGGCTCCCTTCAACCCGCTGGCACCACCTCCACCGCCGCCACCGGCCCCATTCAATCCGCTGGCACCACCTCCACCGCCGCCACCGGCGCCGTTCAATCCGCTGGCACCGCCACCACCGCCGCCACCGCCACCGCCACCGCCGGGTCTCTAG
- a CDS encoding Rieske 2Fe-2S domain-containing protein — translation MQVTCVGHAGFQIDTEAGSILCDPWVNPAYFASWFPFPDNSTLDWDQLGDVDYLYVSHLHKDHFDPENLRAHVNKDAVVLLPDFPVPDLRRELEKLGFHRFFETTDSVKHRVSGPKGDLDVMIIALRAPADGPIGDSGLVVDDGATVAFNMNDARPVDLEVLHVEFGQVDVHMLQYSGAIWYPMVYDMPARAKEAFGIQKRQRQMDRCRQYIEQVGASWVIPSAGPPCFLDPELRHLNDDQADPANIFPDQIVFLNEMKVHGRDGGLLMIPGSTADFTGSQLNSLSHPMPDDDVEALFTTGKADYIAAYAQRMAPVLDAEKARWAPAGGEPMLDALRAIFEPIMLSSDQICDGIGYPVELRMRGGGHDETIVLDFPKRVVREPIPDEKFRYGFAVAPELVRTVLRDREPDWVNTIFLSTRFSAWRVGGYNEYLYTFFKCLTPERIAYADGWFAEAHDDSASIVLDGWEVQRRCPHLKADLSKFGVVEGTTLTCNLHGWQWNLTNGRCLTTKGHELRSEKL, via the coding sequence GTGCAGGTCACATGCGTCGGACACGCAGGCTTCCAGATCGACACCGAGGCCGGGAGCATCCTGTGCGACCCGTGGGTCAACCCCGCGTACTTCGCGTCGTGGTTCCCGTTTCCTGACAACAGCACCCTGGACTGGGACCAACTCGGCGACGTGGACTACCTCTACGTCTCTCACCTGCACAAAGACCACTTCGACCCGGAGAACCTGCGCGCGCACGTCAACAAGGACGCCGTCGTGCTGTTGCCCGACTTCCCGGTGCCCGACCTGCGCCGGGAGTTGGAGAAGCTGGGATTTCATCGCTTTTTCGAAACCACCGACTCAGTCAAACACCGCGTCAGCGGCCCCAAGGGTGACCTCGATGTGATGATCATCGCGCTGCGCGCGCCCGCCGACGGCCCGATCGGCGACTCCGGGCTGGTCGTCGACGACGGCGCCACCGTTGCGTTCAACATGAACGATGCCCGCCCTGTGGATCTCGAAGTCCTGCACGTCGAGTTCGGCCAGGTCGACGTGCACATGCTGCAGTACTCCGGGGCCATCTGGTACCCGATGGTCTACGACATGCCCGCGCGCGCCAAAGAGGCGTTCGGCATCCAGAAGCGTCAGCGTCAGATGGACCGCTGCCGCCAGTACATCGAGCAGGTCGGCGCGAGCTGGGTGATTCCGTCGGCCGGGCCGCCCTGCTTCCTGGACCCCGAGTTACGCCACCTCAACGACGACCAGGCCGACCCGGCCAACATCTTCCCCGACCAGATCGTGTTCCTCAACGAGATGAAGGTGCACGGACGCGACGGCGGCCTGTTGATGATCCCGGGCAGCACGGCCGACTTCACCGGTTCACAATTGAACTCGCTGTCGCACCCGATGCCCGACGACGACGTCGAAGCACTCTTCACCACCGGTAAGGCCGACTACATCGCGGCCTATGCCCAACGCATGGCACCGGTGCTGGACGCCGAGAAAGCGCGTTGGGCACCGGCGGGCGGGGAACCGATGCTCGACGCGCTGCGCGCGATCTTCGAGCCGATCATGCTGTCCAGCGACCAGATCTGCGACGGGATCGGCTATCCCGTCGAGTTGCGGATGCGCGGCGGCGGCCATGACGAGACCATCGTACTCGATTTTCCCAAAAGGGTTGTGCGCGAGCCTATCCCGGATGAGAAGTTTCGTTACGGGTTCGCGGTCGCCCCGGAGTTGGTACGCACTGTGCTGCGCGACCGGGAGCCGGACTGGGTCAACACGATCTTCTTGTCCACCCGGTTCTCGGCTTGGCGGGTCGGGGGCTACAACGAGTACCTGTACACGTTCTTCAAATGCCTCACCCCCGAGCGGATCGCCTACGCCGACGGATGGTTCGCCGAAGCGCATGACGACAGCGCATCGATCGTTCTGGACGGCTGGGAGGTTCAGCGTCGCTGCCCACATCTCAAAGCCGACCTGTCCAAGTTCGGTGTGGTCGAAGGCACGACGCTGACCTGCAATCTGCACGGCTGGCAGTGGAACCTGACCAACGGCAGGTGCCTGACCACGAAGGGTCACGAACTGCGGTCGGAGAAGCTGTGA
- a CDS encoding aminoglycoside 3'-phosphotransferase yields MSTPDGPRQVPALVADIAAGRPVTAVWVNELGGVTYAIGSAPATDYVKVYPDAVADLLAAEVPRLRWAQSFTPVPVVLASGPGWMHTAALAGRSAVDPRWHDHPETAARAIGAGLRMLHDTLPVPDCPFGPPSWVGDHPPPADRLVVCHGDACAPNTLMADDGSWAGHVDLGDLGVADFWADLAVATMSLDFNYPTDDDERWARVLLDAYGVAPNPERIAYYRARWNDEPLVPG; encoded by the coding sequence ATGAGTACCCCCGACGGACCACGACAGGTGCCGGCACTCGTGGCGGACATCGCCGCGGGGCGGCCTGTGACGGCTGTGTGGGTCAACGAACTCGGAGGAGTGACGTACGCGATCGGCTCGGCGCCGGCCACCGATTACGTCAAGGTCTACCCCGACGCGGTGGCCGATCTGTTGGCCGCCGAGGTGCCGCGCCTGCGGTGGGCGCAGTCCTTCACGCCGGTCCCGGTCGTGCTTGCCTCCGGACCAGGGTGGATGCACACCGCCGCCCTGGCCGGGCGTTCGGCCGTCGACCCGCGGTGGCACGACCACCCGGAGACAGCAGCGCGGGCCATCGGTGCGGGGTTGCGGATGCTGCACGACACGTTGCCGGTACCCGACTGCCCGTTCGGCCCGCCGTCCTGGGTCGGTGACCACCCGCCGCCTGCGGACCGGCTCGTCGTCTGTCACGGCGACGCGTGCGCGCCGAACACGTTGATGGCCGACGACGGGTCCTGGGCCGGACACGTCGACCTCGGCGACCTGGGCGTAGCGGACTTCTGGGCCGACCTGGCGGTCGCGACGATGTCGCTGGACTTCAACTATCCAACCGACGACGACGAGCGGTGGGCGCGGGTTCTCCTCGACGCCTACGGCGTCGCCCCCAACCCGGAACGCATCGCCTACTACCGGGCTCGGTGGAACGACGAGCCCCTCGTCCCCGGCTAA
- a CDS encoding metallopeptidase family protein, translating into MSPQRFEELVGDALDLIPAELAAAIDNVVILVAERNDEEPELLGLYEGVALTERDTWYAGSLPDTITIYRGALLDICDTEQQVVEEVAITVIHEVAHHFGIDDERLHELGWA; encoded by the coding sequence ATGAGCCCGCAGAGGTTCGAGGAGTTGGTGGGCGACGCGCTCGATCTCATCCCCGCCGAACTCGCTGCGGCGATCGACAACGTGGTGATCCTGGTCGCCGAGCGCAACGATGAGGAACCCGAGCTACTCGGGCTCTACGAAGGCGTCGCGCTGACCGAGCGCGACACCTGGTATGCCGGTTCGCTGCCCGACACCATCACGATCTACCGCGGCGCGCTGCTGGACATCTGCGACACCGAACAGCAGGTGGTCGAAGAAGTGGCCATCACCGTCATCCACGAGGTCGCCCACCACTTCGGCATCGACGACGAGCGGTTACACGAACTGGGTTGGGCCTGA
- a CDS encoding 1-acyl-sn-glycerol-3-phosphate acyltransferase: protein MEPVYGTVIQLARLAWRVQGLKFTVTGVENLPRTGGAVIAINHTSYFDFTFAGLPAYRQRMGRKVRFMAKREVFDHKITGPIMRSLRHIEVDRDSGAASFQEACRMLAEGEFVGVYPEATISRSFEIKDFKSGAARMAIAAGVPIVPHIVWGAQRIWTKGHPKKLWRPKVPIHVAVGAPIEPTLPAAELTSLLHSRMQHLLEQVQDEYGPHPPGEFWVPHRLGGGAPTLAEAGRMDAEEAAAKAARRATPPAGGRETGGAPG from the coding sequence GTGGAACCGGTATACGGCACAGTCATCCAGCTCGCCCGTCTGGCGTGGCGGGTGCAAGGTCTGAAGTTCACCGTCACCGGGGTGGAGAATCTGCCGCGCACCGGCGGGGCGGTCATCGCGATCAACCACACCAGCTACTTCGACTTCACCTTCGCCGGGTTGCCGGCCTATCGCCAGCGCATGGGCCGCAAGGTCCGGTTCATGGCCAAGCGCGAGGTGTTCGACCACAAGATCACCGGGCCCATCATGCGCAGCCTGCGGCACATCGAGGTCGACCGGGACAGCGGCGCCGCGTCCTTCCAGGAAGCCTGCCGCATGCTCGCCGAGGGCGAGTTCGTCGGCGTCTACCCGGAGGCGACGATCAGCCGTAGCTTCGAGATCAAGGACTTCAAGTCCGGCGCCGCGAGGATGGCGATCGCGGCGGGCGTGCCGATCGTGCCGCACATCGTGTGGGGCGCTCAGCGGATCTGGACCAAAGGACACCCGAAGAAGCTGTGGCGGCCCAAGGTACCGATCCACGTCGCCGTCGGCGCACCGATCGAGCCGACTCTGCCTGCTGCCGAGCTGACCTCGCTGCTGCACTCCCGGATGCAGCACCTGCTCGAGCAGGTCCAAGACGAGTACGGTCCGCACCCCCCCGGCGAGTTCTGGGTACCGCACCGGCTCGGTGGCGGGGCCCCGACGCTGGCCGAAGCGGGCCGGATGGATGCCGAGGAAGCCGCGGCCAAGGCCGCCCGCCGCGCTACACCACCGGCGGGAGGCCGTGAAACGGGTGGAGCGCCGGGGTAG
- the glf gene encoding UDP-galactopyranose mutase yields MISPDPRSTSGAFDLFVVGSGFFGLTIAERAATQLGLRVLVLERRGHIGGNAYSEAEPQTGIEVHKYGAHLFHTSNKRVWDYVRQFTDFTNYQHRVFALHNGQAYQFPMGLGLVSQFFGRYYSPDEARALIKEQASEIDTVDAQNLEEKAISLIGRPLYEAFVKHYTAKQWQTDPKQLPASNITRLPVRYTFDNRYFNDTYEGLPVDGYTAWLQNMAADERIEVRLDTDWFDVREQLRRDSPEAPVVYTGPLDRYFDYAEGRLGWRTLDFETEVLPTGDFQGTPVMNYNDADVPYTRIHEFRHFHPERDYPTDKTVIMREYSRFAENDDEPYYPINTDADRAILAAYRARAKAETTSSKVLFGGRLGTYQYLDMHMAIASALNLYDNTLAPHLRDGAPLSGPETGSNRS; encoded by the coding sequence ATGATCTCTCCTGATCCCCGCTCCACTTCGGGTGCTTTCGACCTGTTCGTCGTCGGTTCCGGTTTCTTCGGACTGACGATCGCGGAGCGCGCGGCCACTCAGCTCGGCCTGCGGGTGCTCGTGCTCGAACGCCGCGGACACATCGGCGGCAATGCCTACTCCGAAGCCGAACCCCAGACCGGTATCGAGGTGCACAAGTACGGCGCCCATCTCTTCCATACCAGCAACAAGCGGGTGTGGGACTACGTGCGCCAGTTCACCGACTTCACCAACTATCAGCACCGCGTCTTCGCGCTGCACAACGGACAGGCCTACCAGTTCCCCATGGGTCTCGGGCTGGTCAGCCAGTTCTTCGGCAGGTACTACTCGCCGGACGAGGCCAGGGCGCTGATCAAGGAGCAGGCCAGTGAGATCGACACCGTCGATGCCCAGAACCTGGAGGAGAAGGCGATCTCGCTGATCGGCCGGCCCCTCTACGAAGCCTTCGTCAAGCACTACACCGCCAAGCAGTGGCAGACCGATCCCAAGCAGCTGCCGGCCAGCAACATCACCCGGTTGCCGGTCCGTTACACGTTCGACAACCGGTACTTCAACGACACCTACGAGGGTCTGCCCGTCGACGGTTACACGGCGTGGCTGCAGAACATGGCCGCCGACGAACGCATCGAGGTCCGTCTGGACACCGACTGGTTCGACGTGCGCGAACAGTTGCGCCGAGACAGCCCGGAAGCTCCGGTCGTCTACACCGGCCCGCTGGACCGTTATTTCGACTACGCCGAAGGGCGGCTGGGGTGGCGCACGCTGGACTTCGAGACCGAAGTGCTGCCCACCGGTGATTTCCAGGGCACACCGGTGATGAACTACAACGATGCCGACGTGCCTTACACGCGTATCCACGAGTTCCGGCACTTCCACCCCGAACGCGACTACCCGACCGACAAGACGGTGATCATGCGTGAGTACTCGCGGTTCGCCGAGAACGACGACGAGCCCTACTATCCGATCAACACCGACGCCGACCGCGCGATACTGGCCGCCTACCGGGCTCGCGCAAAGGCCGAGACCACATCCTCGAAGGTGCTGTTCGGCGGACGCCTGGGCACCTACCAATATCTGGACATGCACATGGCGATCGCCAGCGCGCTGAACTTGTACGACAACACGCTCGCGCCGCACCTACGCGACGGTGCACCGCTGAGCGGTCCCGAGACAGGAAGCAACCGATCATGA
- a CDS encoding N-acetylmuramoyl-L-alanine amidase, with protein sequence MLCQRPAPSILLTAIAATVLMLPWAIHGVPGEDPQRPALAAPQLVHQPLPDIGGGETIRELHQDTAFSMVALTAQDLTGTTARVRAKKDDGSWGPWYDAEVMDGVGADLPGPRGTEPVFVGRTNTVQIAVNRPTTAIPAPAAPAQAPEIERPELGYIPANVEHSFGENLSAVLISPPEAPVDLLPLPNAATPPGQPPHIINRTGWGADESMRCGEPRYDKGIRAGVVHHTAGSNDYTPQDSAAIIRSIYEYHTRTLGWCDIAYNALVDKFGQVFEGRAGGMTRPVEGAHTGGFNHSTWGVAMLGDFDIEPPTPIQLRTTARLLGWVLGQAGVDPLGTVTLPSEGGSFTKFPFGASPTLPTIFTHRDVGNTQCPGDAAYAQMQLIRDIAARFNDPPGPAQLAESLRGGAIFTKWESLGGKDSFLGWPTSPEASGEGSTRYVTFQNGAVYWSPESGAEPVAGEIYKAWGSLGFERGALGLPTSAEIAEPLWIVQNFQHGTLNFDRENHIVVRVIDGVPTELPSAPDDMAPVQLERFTPPINPV encoded by the coding sequence GTGCTGTGTCAGCGCCCCGCACCATCGATCCTGCTCACCGCAATCGCGGCGACAGTGCTGATGCTGCCGTGGGCGATCCACGGGGTCCCCGGCGAAGACCCTCAGCGCCCCGCTCTGGCTGCACCCCAACTGGTTCACCAACCCCTGCCCGATATCGGCGGCGGTGAGACGATCCGCGAGCTTCATCAGGACACCGCGTTCTCCATGGTGGCGCTGACGGCGCAGGACCTGACCGGCACGACTGCGCGGGTGCGCGCCAAGAAGGACGACGGGTCGTGGGGCCCGTGGTACGACGCCGAGGTGATGGACGGGGTCGGCGCCGACCTTCCCGGACCGCGTGGCACCGAGCCGGTCTTCGTCGGCCGCACCAACACCGTGCAGATCGCGGTGAACCGGCCGACGACGGCGATACCCGCCCCGGCTGCCCCCGCCCAGGCACCCGAGATCGAACGACCCGAGCTCGGCTACATCCCGGCCAACGTCGAGCATTCCTTCGGGGAGAACCTCAGCGCCGTACTGATCAGCCCGCCCGAGGCCCCCGTCGACCTGTTGCCGCTGCCCAACGCCGCCACGCCACCCGGCCAGCCGCCGCACATCATCAACCGAACCGGGTGGGGCGCCGACGAGTCGATGCGCTGCGGAGAACCTCGCTACGACAAGGGGATTCGCGCCGGCGTCGTGCACCACACCGCTGGCAGCAACGACTACACACCACAGGATTCGGCCGCGATCATCCGTTCGATTTACGAGTACCACACCCGCACACTGGGATGGTGCGACATCGCCTACAACGCACTGGTGGACAAGTTCGGCCAGGTCTTCGAGGGCCGAGCCGGCGGCATGACCCGACCGGTCGAAGGAGCCCACACCGGCGGCTTCAACCACAGCACCTGGGGGGTGGCGATGTTGGGAGACTTCGACATCGAACCCCCGACGCCAATCCAATTACGCACCACTGCAAGGCTTCTGGGATGGGTACTGGGGCAAGCCGGTGTCGATCCGCTAGGCACGGTGACACTGCCCTCTGAAGGCGGGTCGTTCACCAAGTTTCCGTTCGGGGCATCACCGACACTGCCGACCATCTTCACCCACCGCGACGTCGGCAACACCCAATGCCCGGGCGACGCCGCCTACGCGCAGATGCAGCTGATCCGCGATATCGCCGCGCGCTTCAACGATCCACCCGGACCCGCACAGTTGGCCGAATCGCTGCGTGGCGGAGCGATCTTCACCAAATGGGAGTCTCTCGGGGGCAAGGACAGCTTCCTGGGCTGGCCCACCTCGCCGGAAGCCTCCGGTGAGGGATCCACGCGCTATGTCACCTTCCAGAACGGTGCCGTGTACTGGTCCCCGGAAAGCGGGGCCGAACCCGTCGCCGGGGAGATCTACAAGGCCTGGGGTTCGTTGGGTTTCGAGCGCGGCGCCCTGGGCCTGCCGACCAGCGCCGAAATCGCCGAACCGCTGTGGATCGTGCAGAACTTCCAGCACGGCACGCTGAACTTCGACCGGGAGAATCACATCGTGGTCCGGGTGATCGACGGTGTGCCCACCGAACTGCCGTCGGCGCCGGACGACATGGCGCCGGTCCAGCTCGAGCGCTTCACTCCGCCGATCAACCCCGTCTGA
- a CDS encoding HAD family hydrolase, translating to MTPEMVASDVDGTLLDNDERLTPRTRAAVKAAVESGAQFVLATGRPPRWVAPVVDQLGFAPMAVCANGAVIYDPATDRIVSARTLSTEALAELADIATRLIPGSGLAVERVGRSAHDAATPQFVSSPGYEHAWLNPDNTEVSLQDLLSAPAVKLLIRKAGARSSDMAAVLSGHVGNAGDITYSTNNGLIEIVPLGISKATGIAEVATPLGITAADVITFGDMPNDVPMLSWAGVGVAMGNAHPEAVAAADEVTVTNAEDGVAQVLERYWQPGPNGVRRG from the coding sequence ATGACCCCTGAGATGGTCGCCTCCGATGTCGACGGCACTCTCCTCGACAACGACGAGCGATTGACCCCGCGGACCAGAGCGGCGGTCAAGGCCGCCGTCGAATCCGGCGCTCAGTTCGTGCTGGCCACCGGACGTCCGCCGCGCTGGGTGGCGCCGGTGGTCGATCAATTGGGGTTCGCGCCGATGGCCGTGTGCGCCAACGGCGCTGTGATCTACGACCCGGCGACCGACCGGATCGTGTCGGCCCGGACGCTGTCCACCGAGGCGTTGGCCGAACTGGCCGACATCGCGACCAGGTTGATTCCCGGATCCGGGTTGGCAGTCGAGCGGGTGGGCCGCAGCGCCCACGACGCGGCCACCCCGCAGTTCGTCAGTTCGCCGGGATATGAGCACGCGTGGCTGAATCCGGACAATACCGAGGTCTCGCTGCAGGACCTGCTCAGCGCGCCGGCGGTCAAGCTGCTCATCCGAAAAGCCGGTGCCCGCAGCTCCGACATGGCCGCCGTGCTGAGCGGTCACGTCGGCAACGCCGGTGACATCACCTACTCCACGAACAACGGTCTGATCGAGATCGTGCCGTTGGGGATCAGCAAAGCCACCGGGATCGCGGAGGTCGCCACGCCACTGGGCATCACCGCCGCCGACGTGATCACCTTCGGTGACATGCCCAACGATGTGCCGATGCTGTCGTGGGCCGGGGTGGGGGTGGCGATGGGCAACGCGCATCCCGAAGCGGTGGCTGCGGCAGACGAGGTCACGGTCACCAATGCCGAGGACGGCGTGGCCCAGGTGCTCGAAAGGTACTGGCAGCCCGGCCCCAACGGTGTCAGACGGGGTTGA
- the serS gene encoding serine--tRNA ligase, producing MIDLKVLRENPDAVRASQRSRGEDPGLVDALAEADAARRSAISAADNLRAEQKTASKLIGKASPQDRPALLAAAKELADRVKAAEAAQLDAEQAFSAAHLAISNVIIDGVPAGGEDDFTVLDTVGAPPVLDDPKDHVELGESLGLFDMERGAKVSGSRFYFLTGPGALLQLGLFQLAVRTAVENGFTLMIPPVLVRPEIMAGTGFLGAHADEVYRVEGDDLYLVGTSEVPLAGYHANEILDLSAGPLRYAGWSSCFRREAGSYGKDTRGIIRVHQFDKVEGFVYCTPESAEAEHQRLLGWQREMLAAIEVPYRVIDIAAGDLGSSAARKFDCEAWVPTQHTYRELTSTSNCTTFQARRLAVRYRDENGKPQIAATLNGTLATTRWLVAILENHQQPDGSVRVPAALVPHVGTELLTPAASVR from the coding sequence GTGATCGACCTCAAGGTGCTGCGAGAGAATCCCGATGCCGTGCGCGCCTCACAACGGTCCCGTGGCGAGGACCCCGGCCTCGTCGACGCGCTGGCCGAGGCAGACGCCGCCCGGCGCTCGGCGATCTCAGCTGCCGACAATCTGCGTGCCGAGCAGAAGACGGCCAGCAAGCTCATCGGCAAGGCCTCCCCGCAGGACCGGCCCGCACTGCTGGCCGCGGCCAAGGAGCTCGCCGACCGGGTCAAGGCGGCCGAGGCAGCTCAACTGGACGCTGAGCAGGCATTTTCGGCCGCCCACCTGGCGATCTCGAACGTGATCATCGACGGTGTCCCGGCCGGTGGTGAGGACGACTTCACCGTGCTCGACACCGTCGGGGCCCCGCCGGTACTGGACGACCCCAAAGACCACGTCGAGCTCGGGGAGTCTTTGGGCCTGTTCGACATGGAGCGCGGCGCCAAGGTGTCGGGCTCCCGGTTCTACTTCCTGACCGGGCCGGGGGCGCTCCTGCAACTCGGGTTGTTCCAGCTGGCGGTCCGCACGGCGGTCGAGAACGGCTTTACGTTGATGATCCCGCCGGTACTGGTGCGCCCGGAGATCATGGCGGGGACCGGATTCCTCGGCGCGCATGCCGACGAGGTGTACCGCGTCGAGGGCGACGACCTGTATCTGGTCGGCACCTCGGAGGTTCCGCTGGCCGGCTACCACGCCAACGAGATTCTCGACCTGTCGGCGGGCCCGTTGCGCTACGCCGGCTGGTCGTCGTGCTTTCGCCGGGAGGCCGGCAGTTACGGCAAGGACACCCGCGGCATCATCCGGGTCCATCAGTTCGACAAGGTCGAGGGGTTCGTCTATTGCACCCCCGAGTCGGCCGAGGCCGAACATCAGCGCCTGCTCGGGTGGCAGCGGGAGATGTTGGCTGCCATCGAGGTGCCCTATCGCGTGATCGACATCGCGGCAGGGGATCTGGGGTCCTCGGCGGCGCGCAAGTTCGACTGCGAGGCGTGGGTTCCGACGCAGCACACCTACCGTGAGTTGACCTCCACCTCGAACTGCACCACATTCCAGGCCCGGCGACTGGCGGTGCGTTACCGCGACGAGAACGGCAAGCCGCAGATCGCTGCGACACTCAATGGCACGCTGGCCACCACCCGGTGGTTGGTGGCCATCCTGGAGAACCATCAGCAGCCTGACGGCAGCGTTCGGGTACCCGCCGCGCTGGTTCCTCACGTCGGGACTGAGTTGCTGACCCCTGCAGCTAGCGTGCGCTGA